In Bacillus sp. Cs-700, one genomic interval encodes:
- a CDS encoding solute:sodium symporter family transporter — protein MQSLWFTLLSCVAFMVLVGYIAYRKTRGTTSGSDGYFLAGRGLSGGFIAGSLLLTNLSAEQLVGLNGQAFRTNLSNMAWEVTAGVAVVLMGLYLLPKYLNMSITTLPEFLSKRFDEGVRRYTVVLFMVGYVLVTIPSMLYSGALAVLKLFDVPSILNISYTQSIWVVIWGIGIIGAVYAIFGGLKAVAVSDTINGVGLLIVGALVPILGLIALGDGAFLDGVKTITTTNPEKLNAIGGPEDSVPFGTIFTGLIIANMFYWATNQYVIQRTLGAQSLKEGQKGVIFSGFFKLLIPIFMMVPGVIAFHLYGGDLKSVDLAYPTLVMNVLPSYLSGFFLAVLLGAVLSSYNSLLNSASTMFALDIYKPAMKKDATDEQLITASKWFGSVIAIVTFFVSPMLMYAPNGLWDLIRKFTGFFNIPIVAVVLIGILSKKVPALAAKVAIIFHVVAYYMMVWGTEQIFGLPLNIHFIHIYGILFVAEVAIMFGIAYWKPQEKAYVFPKASKVNMTPWKYSVPAGILLIASICETYLVFSPIGVAYAGGMISPSFLPATGALAVVTLIAFAAATKSWERKYGHAVRRAKNAVKETGREVGGQTQNPQVNYFTKKDL, from the coding sequence ATGCAATCACTTTGGTTTACATTGCTATCTTGTGTAGCATTCATGGTGCTTGTTGGATACATAGCTTATCGTAAAACGAGAGGGACGACTAGTGGTTCCGATGGTTATTTTCTTGCAGGAAGAGGACTAAGCGGTGGGTTTATTGCCGGCTCGCTTTTGTTAACGAACCTGTCAGCTGAGCAGCTGGTAGGGTTGAATGGTCAGGCGTTTCGAACGAACCTGTCTAACATGGCCTGGGAGGTAACGGCAGGGGTAGCGGTGGTTCTTATGGGACTTTACTTACTACCAAAATATTTAAATATGTCGATTACCACACTTCCAGAATTTCTTAGCAAACGATTTGATGAAGGCGTAAGACGCTATACCGTTGTTTTGTTTATGGTTGGGTACGTTCTGGTAACGATTCCCTCTATGCTTTATTCCGGCGCACTCGCCGTTCTAAAACTTTTTGATGTGCCGTCCATTTTAAACATTTCCTATACTCAGTCGATCTGGGTCGTCATTTGGGGAATCGGAATTATCGGCGCTGTTTATGCGATCTTTGGTGGATTAAAAGCCGTTGCCGTGTCTGACACAATTAATGGCGTTGGGTTACTCATTGTCGGTGCGCTCGTTCCGATTCTTGGTCTTATCGCACTTGGAGATGGCGCGTTCCTAGACGGAGTCAAAACAATTACAACAACAAATCCTGAGAAGCTGAATGCGATCGGCGGTCCTGAAGATTCCGTTCCGTTCGGTACGATTTTCACAGGACTGATCATTGCAAACATGTTCTACTGGGCAACAAATCAGTATGTCATTCAGCGTACGTTAGGCGCACAAAGTTTAAAAGAAGGGCAAAAAGGGGTTATTTTCTCGGGTTTCTTTAAGCTTCTCATCCCAATTTTCATGATGGTGCCTGGGGTTATCGCGTTTCACCTATACGGTGGGGATTTGAAGTCCGTTGACCTTGCGTATCCAACGCTTGTGATGAATGTGCTTCCGTCATACTTATCCGGCTTTTTCCTCGCAGTCTTGCTTGGTGCCGTTTTAAGTTCATATAACTCACTCTTAAATAGTGCTTCAACAATGTTTGCACTCGATATTTACAAGCCGGCTATGAAAAAAGATGCCACTGATGAACAGCTCATTACCGCAAGTAAATGGTTTGGCTCGGTTATCGCAATCGTCACGTTTTTCGTGTCTCCGATGTTGATGTACGCACCAAACGGTTTATGGGATTTAATCCGTAAGTTTACTGGCTTTTTCAATATTCCGATCGTTGCGGTAGTGCTTATTGGTATTCTTTCGAAAAAAGTACCAGCACTAGCCGCGAAAGTTGCGATCATTTTCCACGTGGTGGCTTACTACATGATGGTATGGGGCACGGAACAGATCTTTGGGCTTCCGCTCAACATCCACTTCATCCACATCTACGGGATTCTCTTCGTAGCTGAAGTCGCGATCATGTTCGGAATTGCTTACTGGAAACCACAAGAAAAAGCGTATGTATTCCCGAAAGCTTCTAAAGTAAATATGACGCCGTGGAAATACAGCGTGCCAGCAGGAATTCTACTGATCGCAAGCATATGTGAAACGTATCTTGTCTTCTCGCCAATTGGCGTTGCGTATGCAGGTGGCATGATTTCGCCATCGTTCTTACCAGCGACAGGAGCACTCGCAGTCGTCACACTTATTGCCTTTGCAGCTGCGACGAAAAGCTGGGAGCGTAAGTATGGACATGCGGTTCGCCGTGCGAAGAATGCGGTGAAGGAAACTGGAAGAGAAGTAGGAGGACAAACGCAGAACCCTCAGGTGAATTATTTTACGAAGAAAGATCTATAA